A window of the Deinococcus gobiensis I-0 genome harbors these coding sequences:
- a CDS encoding WecB/TagA/CpsF family glycosyltransferase: protein MTASSPPARLSLFDLPLDVITLPQTLDRLSGWMFAATRAPHTVVTLNPEFIVQSRTQPEFVRAMQDADLVTADGVGIVYAARQLAGVDVPRAPGFDIVKGLMERHGADLRVFFLGAKPGVAEQAAQNAVRDYGIQVAGIHHGYFGTDEDQRVAELVGASGAHLLLTAMGAGRQEIFNQYWRQILNTPVAIGCGGVIDVLAGTAQLAPDWTRKLGVEWVWRVAGDRKRWNRAPRLAQFVGMVQAEKRRK, encoded by the coding sequence ATGACCGCTTCTTCCCCCCCGGCGCGGCTCTCCCTGTTCGACCTGCCCCTCGACGTCATCACGTTGCCGCAGACCCTCGACCGCCTGAGCGGGTGGATGTTCGCGGCCACGCGCGCGCCGCACACCGTCGTGACCCTGAACCCCGAATTCATCGTGCAGTCGCGCACGCAGCCCGAGTTCGTGCGGGCCATGCAGGACGCGGACCTCGTCACGGCCGACGGTGTGGGCATCGTATACGCGGCCCGGCAGCTCGCGGGGGTGGACGTGCCCCGTGCGCCGGGCTTCGACATCGTCAAGGGCCTGATGGAGCGCCACGGGGCCGACCTGCGGGTCTTCTTCCTGGGGGCCAAGCCGGGCGTGGCCGAGCAGGCCGCCCAGAACGCCGTGCGGGACTACGGTATCCAGGTGGCCGGCATCCACCACGGCTATTTCGGCACCGACGAAGACCAGCGCGTCGCGGAACTCGTGGGGGCGAGCGGCGCCCACCTGCTGCTGACCGCGATGGGTGCGGGCCGCCAGGAGATCTTCAACCAGTACTGGCGGCAGATCCTGAACACGCCGGTCGCCATTGGCTGCGGCGGGGTGATCGACGTACTGGCGGGCACGGCGCAGCTCGCCCCCGACTGGACGCGCAAGTTGGGCGTCGAGTGGGTCTGGCGCGTGGCGGGCGACCGCAAGCGCTGGAACCGCGCGCCCCGCCTCGCCCAGTTCGTGGGGATGGTGCAGGCGGAAAAACGGCGGAAATAG
- a CDS encoding aspartate aminotransferase family protein, producing the protein MSNVFYRSAKPYPVAVRAEGVFLWDDEGRRYLDGSSGALVANVGHGRAEVARAMAEQAGRLAFAHGSQFSSDVLEEYAGRLARFLGLPSHRLWAVSGGSEANESAIKLARQYHVERGEPGRYKVVTRVPSYHGASLGALAASGMGARRELYTPLMRQEAWPKLARPDPSLSGEADAERLRAVLEAAGPETVAAFLCEPVVGASDAALAPNPGYHARVAEICREYGVLFIADEIMCGMGRCGAPLAVWPGNSGHREDPTPDLVVLGKGLAAGYAPLAGVMASAEVYGAVMDGSGAFKHGFTYAGHPVSVAAGGAVLDILEREGLVAAARVRGAQLLTGLRDLQTRHPQVLEARGHGLLLGLVLGDPATGEAYPAPGVAERVARAAKSLGLLTYPGSGALDGVRGDHLLLGPPLSISEAEVAQLLELLDRALGDH; encoded by the coding sequence ATGTCCAACGTCTTCTACCGTTCCGCCAAACCGTATCCCGTTGCCGTGCGTGCCGAGGGGGTGTTCCTGTGGGACGACGAGGGGCGGCGCTACCTCGACGGCAGTTCGGGGGCGCTCGTGGCGAACGTGGGGCACGGCCGCGCCGAGGTCGCGCGGGCGATGGCCGAGCAGGCGGGGCGGCTGGCCTTCGCGCACGGCTCGCAGTTTTCCAGCGACGTGCTCGAGGAGTACGCGGGGCGACTCGCCCGGTTTCTGGGCCTGCCCAGCCACCGCCTGTGGGCCGTGTCGGGCGGCAGTGAGGCCAACGAGAGCGCCATCAAGCTCGCGCGGCAGTACCACGTTGAGCGCGGCGAGCCGGGGCGCTACAAGGTCGTGACGCGCGTGCCGAGCTACCACGGGGCCAGCCTGGGCGCGCTGGCGGCCTCGGGCATGGGCGCGCGGCGTGAGCTGTACACCCCGCTGATGCGGCAGGAGGCCTGGCCGAAGCTCGCCCGGCCCGACCCGTCCCTGAGTGGCGAGGCCGACGCCGAGCGCCTGCGCGCCGTGCTGGAGGCGGCCGGGCCGGAGACGGTCGCCGCCTTCCTGTGCGAGCCGGTGGTGGGGGCCTCGGACGCGGCGCTGGCCCCGAACCCCGGCTACCACGCCCGCGTGGCCGAGATCTGCCGCGAGTACGGCGTACTGTTCATCGCCGACGAGATCATGTGCGGCATGGGCCGCTGCGGGGCGCCGCTGGCCGTGTGGCCCGGGAACAGTGGGCACCGGGAGGACCCGACCCCCGACCTCGTCGTGCTGGGCAAGGGGCTGGCCGCCGGGTACGCCCCGCTGGCCGGCGTGATGGCGAGCGCCGAGGTCTACGGGGCGGTCATGGACGGCTCGGGGGCCTTCAAGCACGGCTTCACGTATGCGGGCCACCCGGTCAGCGTGGCGGCGGGCGGCGCGGTGCTGGACATCCTGGAGCGCGAGGGGCTGGTCGCGGCGGCGCGGGTGCGCGGGGCACAACTCCTCACCGGCCTGCGCGACCTCCAGACCCGGCACCCCCAGGTGCTGGAGGCGCGCGGCCACGGCCTGCTGCTGGGGCTGGTCCTGGGCGACCCGGCGACCGGCGAGGCGTACCCGGCCCCCGGCGTGGCCGAGCGCGTGGCCCGCGCGGCAAAATCGCTCGGTCTGCTCACCTACCCCGGCAGCGGGGCGCTGGACGGCGTGCGCGGCGACCACCTGCTGCTGGGGCCGCCGCTGAGCATCTCGGAGGCCGAGGTCGCGCAGCTGCTGGAGCTGCTGGACAGGGCACTGGGCGACCACTGA
- a CDS encoding Crp/Fnr family transcriptional regulator, producing MLPGAFSALPMDAQSHLSSSGRVGRWTRGELLFHPEDRAETLFLILHGSARLYRLGANAREVTLDVHGPGDLLGVSALVPGGHYGMYAEAMDDTEALLLGQDALGRATRSTPALGVALTEQMTRQTRSVQERLSGLVFLEVSQRLALALLGLAEREGGDDWSGGTLALRERVSHQDLAHVVGSTRETITKLLGDFRTRGLLDLGYRRIILTDRTGLERAAREPMR from the coding sequence ATGTTGCCGGGTGCCTTCAGTGCTTTGCCTATGGACGCGCAGTCCCACCTGTCGTCATCGGGCCGGGTCGGACGCTGGACACGGGGCGAACTGCTGTTCCACCCCGAGGACCGGGCCGAGACCCTGTTCCTGATCCTGCACGGCTCGGCGCGGCTCTACCGCCTGGGGGCCAACGCGCGCGAGGTCACCCTCGACGTGCATGGCCCCGGCGACCTGCTGGGCGTCTCGGCGCTCGTGCCGGGCGGGCACTACGGCATGTACGCCGAGGCGATGGACGACACCGAGGCGCTGCTGCTCGGCCAGGACGCCCTGGGGCGCGCGACCCGCAGCACCCCGGCGCTGGGGGTCGCCCTGACCGAACAGATGACCCGCCAGACGCGCAGCGTCCAGGAGCGGCTCTCGGGGCTGGTCTTCCTGGAGGTCTCGCAGCGCCTCGCCCTGGCCCTGCTGGGGCTCGCCGAGCGCGAGGGCGGGGACGACTGGAGCGGCGGGACCCTCGCGCTGCGCGAGCGTGTCTCGCACCAGGACCTCGCCCACGTGGTGGGCAGCACGCGCGAGACGATCACCAAGCTGCTGGGCGATTTCCGCACGCGCGGCCTGCTGGACCTGGGCTACCGGCGCATCATCCTGACCGACCGCACGGGACTGGAGCGCGCCGCGCGCGAGCCGATGCGCTGA
- a CDS encoding DUF4180 domain-containing protein, translating to MRDVAAVSDLGVILRAAADIPGLIGAAWGLEGVLLREDDLVPAFLDLRTGLLGELFQKCATYRLAVAFVVPDPAAHGERFTELAREHVAHPQIRFFREEGAAWAWLRGEGTAR from the coding sequence ATGCGGGACGTGGCGGCGGTGTCGGACCTGGGCGTGATCCTGCGGGCGGCGGCGGACATTCCCGGGCTGATCGGGGCGGCCTGGGGTCTGGAGGGCGTGCTGCTGCGGGAGGACGACCTCGTCCCGGCCTTCCTCGACCTGCGCACCGGGCTGCTGGGCGAGCTGTTCCAGAAGTGCGCGACCTACCGGCTGGCGGTGGCCTTCGTCGTCCCCGACCCGGCCGCCCACGGCGAGCGCTTCACCGAGCTGGCCCGCGAGCATGTCGCGCACCCCCAGATCCGCTTTTTCCGTGAGGAGGGGGCGGCGTGGGCGTGGCTGCGGGGGGAGGGCACGGCGAGGTAG
- a CDS encoding DinB family protein — translation MSDPDRQLASQLAFARLLPRLFRGGQAFVGVEAALSGLSDEQAAARPEGLPHSVAGLVAHVNWWNRWMLDIIEMGQALPYPAHAADTWPEVGAGDWGRVRNDFYELLARIDTHAARPDLANPVNHEETIGELLADFALHTAHHFGQVVTVRQALGAWPPPGGGDTW, via the coding sequence ATGAGCGATCCCGACCGACAACTCGCGTCCCAACTGGCCTTCGCGCGGCTGCTGCCCCGGCTGTTCCGGGGAGGGCAGGCCTTCGTGGGGGTCGAGGCGGCCCTGAGCGGCCTGAGCGACGAGCAGGCGGCGGCGCGCCCGGAGGGCCTGCCGCACAGCGTGGCCGGGCTGGTCGCGCACGTGAACTGGTGGAACCGCTGGATGCTCGACATCATCGAGATGGGCCAGGCGCTGCCCTACCCCGCGCACGCCGCCGACACCTGGCCGGAGGTCGGCGCGGGCGACTGGGGCCGCGTCCGCAACGACTTCTACGAACTGCTCGCCCGCATCGATACGCACGCCGCGCGCCCCGACCTCGCCAACCCGGTCAACCACGAGGAGACCATCGGTGAGCTGCTGGCCGACTTCGCGCTGCACACCGCCCACCATTTCGGGCAGGTCGTGACGGTGCGTCAGGCCCTGGGCGCGTGGCCCCCCCCCGGCGGCGGCGACACCTGGTAG
- a CDS encoding aldo/keto reductase — MPLTDFRTLGRSGLIVTPLCLGTMTFGAPRWGASDEEARAIFGAYVDAGGNFFDTADTYAKGRSEETLGQLIAERGLRDQVVVATKFTWNAVPGVPTTGGNSRKNIRRALEGSLRRLGTDFVDLYWLHHWDMVTPVEEVLQTLGDLVRAGDIRYFGFSNVPAWYAAQAATLAQVHGGPGPVALQLEYSLVERGPEREHVTAARHFGLGLTPWSPLAAGFLTGKYTREERGEGRLSGPNPFGDSKFTDANWAVLDTLRSVAAEVGRPPAQVALAWLSGQPGVTAPIVGASRPEQLGDHLAALDLPLSGEQRRRLDEAGAPPPSLHTPQIRRAVFGGAGVRNWDEQQTGG, encoded by the coding sequence ATGCCCCTCACCGACTTCCGCACGCTGGGCCGCTCTGGACTGATCGTGACTCCCCTGTGCCTGGGCACCATGACCTTCGGCGCGCCGCGCTGGGGCGCCTCCGACGAGGAGGCGCGGGCCATCTTCGGCGCATATGTGGACGCGGGCGGCAACTTCTTCGACACGGCCGACACCTATGCCAAGGGCCGCAGCGAGGAAACGCTGGGCCAGTTGATCGCCGAGCGCGGGCTGCGCGACCAGGTGGTGGTCGCCACCAAGTTCACCTGGAACGCCGTGCCGGGCGTGCCGACCACCGGCGGCAACAGCCGCAAGAACATCCGCCGGGCGCTGGAGGGCTCGCTGCGGCGCCTGGGCACCGATTTCGTGGACCTGTACTGGCTGCACCACTGGGACATGGTCACGCCGGTCGAGGAAGTCCTCCAGACCCTGGGCGACCTCGTGCGCGCGGGGGACATCCGGTACTTCGGGTTCTCGAACGTGCCCGCGTGGTACGCCGCGCAGGCCGCCACCCTCGCGCAGGTCCACGGCGGACCGGGGCCGGTCGCCCTGCAACTCGAATACTCGCTCGTCGAGCGCGGCCCCGAACGCGAGCACGTGACCGCCGCGCGGCACTTCGGGCTGGGCCTCACGCCCTGGAGCCCGCTGGCCGCCGGCTTCCTGACCGGCAAGTACACCCGCGAGGAGCGCGGCGAGGGCCGGCTCAGCGGGCCCAACCCCTTCGGCGACAGTAAGTTCACGGACGCCAACTGGGCGGTGCTGGACACGCTGCGCTCGGTCGCCGCCGAGGTGGGCCGCCCGCCCGCGCAGGTCGCGCTGGCATGGCTCTCGGGGCAACCGGGCGTGACCGCGCCCATCGTGGGGGCCAGCCGCCCCGAGCAGCTCGGGGACCACCTCGCCGCGCTGGACCTGCCCCTGAGCGGAGAGCAGCGCCGCAGGCTGGACGAGGCGGGCGCCCCGCCCCCCAGCCTGCACACCCCGCAGATCCGCCGGGCCGTCTTCGGCGGGGCCGGGGTCCGGAACTGGGACGAGCAGCAGACGGGCGGCTGA
- the bshC gene encoding bacillithiol biosynthesis cysteine-adding enzyme BshC translates to MARNIAAEYRRGGMGDFFRLAAGDLETARRETRPDVDRAALAAALRAYHRDLGTLDRAAEAALERLAHPGSRVVVTGQQAGALTGPAYSVHKGAGAALLARSLDTEDAPVVAVYWVASQDHDAEEVASTTLLDFSETLRRLTLDVPAGVPVGRVPWRAEWTAQVHALLDAFDAPAEHVASVRARFEKAVAAGGSYADVFARLIHGLLGAAGLLVLDPMHPALAQLMAPALARELADPLASSARIEDAAERLLAQGFTPQLRRPAGATNLFVEEEDGQRRLLRLEGRTFRSETRAYTQEDLTALLDADPTRLTPAAGLRPAVQDALLPTLAFVVGPGEIAYGAQLREVYALHGLQQPLLWPRLSVTWLEPNVTRLLARLGASAAEVQADPAGVLGRALARERGAAALSAARLDTLTRELDALTGEIAALDPTLVGAAERTRSRTVGRVAHLQNLAAAALARAENDRSGQLTRLQKHLLPNGVPQEREMNFLTYLLKHGDTPLRLLLALEPDWSGSVEIP, encoded by the coding sequence ATGGCGCGGAACATTGCAGCGGAATATCGGCGGGGCGGCATGGGCGACTTTTTCCGGCTGGCGGCCGGCGACTTGGAGACGGCCCGGCGGGAGACCCGGCCGGACGTGGACCGCGCCGCACTCGCCGCCGCGCTGCGCGCGTACCACCGCGATCTGGGCACCCTGGACCGCGCCGCCGAGGCTGCCCTGGAGCGGCTCGCGCACCCCGGGTCGCGCGTGGTCGTGACCGGACAGCAGGCGGGCGCGCTGACCGGCCCGGCCTACAGCGTCCATAAAGGCGCCGGGGCCGCGCTGCTGGCCCGCTCGCTGGACACCGAGGACGCCCCGGTGGTGGCGGTGTACTGGGTCGCCAGCCAGGACCATGACGCCGAAGAGGTCGCTTCGACCACCCTGCTCGACTTCTCGGAGACGCTTCGCCGCCTGACCCTCGACGTGCCGGCGGGCGTGCCGGTCGGCCGCGTACCCTGGCGCGCCGAGTGGACGGCGCAGGTGCACGCCCTGCTCGACGCCTTCGACGCCCCGGCCGAGCATGTCGCCAGCGTGCGCGCCCGTTTCGAGAAAGCCGTGGCGGCCGGCGGCAGCTACGCCGACGTGTTCGCCCGACTGATCCATGGGCTGCTGGGGGCTGCGGGGCTGCTGGTCCTCGACCCGATGCACCCGGCCCTCGCGCAGCTCATGGCGCCGGCGCTGGCACGCGAGCTGGCCGACCCCCTGGCGTCCTCGGCACGTATTGAGGACGCCGCCGAGCGGCTGCTGGCCCAGGGCTTCACGCCGCAGCTGCGCCGCCCGGCCGGGGCCACCAACCTCTTCGTCGAGGAGGAAGACGGCCAGCGCCGGCTTCTGCGCCTGGAAGGCCGCACTTTCCGCAGCGAGACGCGCGCGTATACGCAGGAGGACCTGACCGCGCTGCTGGACGCCGACCCCACACGGCTGACCCCGGCGGCGGGCCTGCGCCCGGCCGTGCAGGACGCGCTGCTGCCCACGCTGGCCTTCGTGGTCGGCCCCGGCGAGATCGCCTACGGGGCGCAGCTGCGCGAGGTCTATGCCCTGCACGGCCTGCAACAGCCCCTGCTGTGGCCGCGCCTGAGCGTGACGTGGCTGGAACCCAACGTCACGCGGCTGCTCGCCCGTCTGGGGGCCAGCGCGGCCGAAGTGCAGGCCGACCCGGCGGGCGTGCTGGGCCGTGCCCTGGCCCGCGAACGCGGCGCGGCGGCCCTGAGCGCCGCACGCCTGGACACCCTGACGCGCGAGCTGGACGCCCTGACCGGCGAAATCGCCGCGCTGGACCCCACCCTGGTCGGCGCCGCCGAGCGTACCCGCAGCCGCACCGTGGGCCGCGTGGCACACCTTCAGAACCTCGCCGCCGCCGCCCTGGCGCGGGCCGAAAACGACCGCAGCGGGCAGCTGACTCGCCTGCAAAAGCACCTGCTGCCCAACGGCGTGCCCCAGGAACGCGAGATGAACTTCCTGACCTACCTGCTCAAGCACGGCGATACGCCGCTGCGGCTGCTGCTGGCGCTGGAGCCGGACTGGTCGGGCAGCGTCGAGATTCCCTGA